A DNA window from Sylvia atricapilla isolate bSylAtr1 chromosome 6, bSylAtr1.pri, whole genome shotgun sequence contains the following coding sequences:
- the RASSF10 gene encoding ras association domain-containing protein 10, whose product MEPEERKISVWICQEEKLISGLSRRTTCSDVVRVLLEDSHHRRQRPAPPQPAGGMLSGPPHSYCIVEKWRGFERILPNKTKILRLWVAWGDEQENVRFVLVRSEASLPNAGPRSAEARVVLSKERPGRGLGAARASLALTQERQRRVVRKAFRKLAKINKKRQQPLAREASSAERMETLVHLVLSQDHTIRQQIQRLRELDREIDRYEAKIHLDRMKRHGVNYVQDTYLVGTGGEPEPGREPGQPAAGRPEEDYARKCEEVLQLQEQRAQQEELLEHLAAEIQEELNERWMKRRREELELAAGPGLADTDCDTTELSGGGGGEGELHLEHERVKTQLSTSLYIGLKLSTDLEAVKTDLDCTQRAWEDKERELQRLLETLGTLDVAEAPAEPRGAAGGGRPAAGGWVEQARALRKDRADNDEDSDTGLSSMHSQDSDSLPVCESLV is encoded by the coding sequence ATGGAGCCCGAGGAGCGGAAGATCTCGGTGTGGATCTGCCAGGAGGAGAAGCTGATCTCCGGGCTCTCCCGGCGGACCACCTGCTCGGACGTGGTGcgggtgctgctggaggacagCCACCACCGGCGGCAGCGCCCGGCGCCGCCCCAGCCCGCCGGCGGGATGCTGTCGGGGCCGCCGCACTCCTACTGCATCGTGGAGAAGTGGCGCGGCTTCGAGAGGATCCTGCCCAACAAGACGAAGATCCTGCGGCTCTGGGTGGCGTGGGGGGACGAGCAGGAGAACGTGCGCTTCGTGCTGGTGCGCAGCGAGGCTTCGCTGCCCAACGCGGGGCCGCGCAGCGCCGAGGCGCGGGTGGTGCTGAGCAAGGAGCGCCCCGGCCGCGGCCTGGGGGCGGCCCGAGCCAGCCTGGCGCTCACGCAGGAGCGGCAGCGCCGGGTGGTGCGGAAAGCCTTCCGCAAACTGGCCAAGATCAACAAGAAGCGGCAGCAGCCGCTGGCCCGGGAGGCCTCGTCGGCGGAGAGGATGGAGACGCTGGTGCACCTGGTGCTCTCGCAGGACCACACCATCCGACAGCAGATCCAGCGGCTCCGCGAGCTGGACCGCGAGATCGACAGGTACGAGGCTAAGATCCACCTGGACCGCATGAAGCGGCACGGCGTCAACTACGTGCAGGACACCTACCTGGTGGGCACGGGCGGCGAGCccgagccgggccgggagccgggccagcccgccgccggccgccccgAGGAGGACTACGCCAGGAAGTGCgaggaggtgctgcagctgcaggagcagcgggcgcagcaggaggagctgctggagcacctGGCCGCCGAGATCCAGGAGGAGCTCAACGAGCGCTGGATGaagcggcggcgggaggagctggagctggcggcggggcccgggctgGCCGACACGGACTGCGACACCACGGAGctgagcggcggcggcggcggcgagggCGAGCTGCACCTGGAGCACGAGCGGGTCAAGACCCAGCTGAGCACCAGCCTCTACATCGGCCTCAAGCTGAGCACGGACCTGGAGGCCGTCAAGACCGACCTGGACTGCACGCAGCGGGCGTGGGAGGACAAGGAGCGGGAGCTGCAGCGCCTGCTGGAGACGCTGGGCACCCTGGACGTGGCGGAGGCGCCGGCGGAGCcccgcggggcggcgggcggggggcggccggcggcgggcggctgGGTGGAGCAGGCGCGGGCGCTGCGCAAGGACCGCGCCGACAACGACGAGGACTCGGACACGGGGCTGAGCTCCATGCACAGCCAGGACTCGGACTCGCTGCCCGTGTGCGAGTCCCTCGTGTAG